A window of the Ardenticatenales bacterium genome harbors these coding sequences:
- a CDS encoding FAD-dependent oxidoreductase: MDISSNKHYVAVVGAGPAGLYAAKELADNGVHVTLFNRDIKPGGLAEYGIYPDKYKMKSGLRRQFSQILDTESIDYFGNVTVGNDGDVTLDELRQMGFDAILVTVGAQGTKWLGLEGENLRGVYHAKDLVYHYNHLPPFSQEKFDIGRRVAIIGVGNVMLDIAHWAIRDLKVDEVVAVARRGPAEVKFTKKEMEIVGANLDLAALDAELARCKPVMDGVAQDAQAARDYIVAGLARALEPVSETKLRFDFLASPYRILGEDGRVTGLEVEETTLLPRGDDTKAKGLGTYRVIPVDTVVFAIGDRVDEGFGLPVAWNEFVKRENPRFPVDGNSYEVFDPATNQAIDDVFVAGWARKASEGLVGAARKDGTNGAKAVLQYLATKEAAAASPLPGVVARVQSLDGQVVRKVDVRKLEAVEARIAAERHLPEFKFDSNEEMLAAIK, from the coding sequence ATGGACATAAGCAGCAATAAGCATTACGTGGCGGTGGTGGGCGCGGGACCCGCGGGCCTCTATGCGGCCAAAGAATTGGCGGATAATGGCGTCCACGTAACCCTGTTCAATCGTGACATCAAACCTGGCGGGTTGGCCGAATACGGCATCTATCCCGACAAATACAAAATGAAATCGGGACTGCGGCGGCAGTTCAGCCAGATTTTGGATACGGAGTCGATTGACTACTTCGGCAACGTAACCGTCGGCAATGATGGGGATGTGACGCTGGACGAACTGCGGCAAATGGGGTTCGATGCCATCCTGGTGACGGTTGGGGCGCAGGGGACCAAGTGGTTGGGCCTGGAGGGGGAAAATCTGCGGGGCGTTTATCACGCCAAAGATTTAGTGTACCACTACAACCATTTGCCCCCCTTCAGCCAGGAGAAATTCGACATCGGTCGCCGCGTCGCCATCATCGGCGTGGGCAACGTGATGCTAGACATTGCTCACTGGGCCATCCGCGATCTGAAGGTGGATGAGGTGGTCGCCGTGGCACGGCGTGGCCCGGCGGAAGTCAAGTTCACCAAGAAAGAGATGGAAATTGTGGGGGCGAACTTGGATCTTGCGGCGCTGGATGCGGAGTTGGCGCGCTGCAAGCCGGTGATGGATGGCGTCGCGCAGGATGCGCAGGCGGCACGAGACTACATTGTGGCCGGACTGGCGCGGGCGCTGGAGCCTGTGTCGGAAACGAAATTGCGCTTTGATTTTCTTGCCTCACCCTACCGCATTCTCGGCGAAGATGGCCGCGTCACGGGGCTGGAAGTGGAGGAAACGACCTTGCTCCCCCGTGGCGACGATACCAAAGCAAAGGGGCTGGGGACATATCGCGTCATTCCCGTGGACACCGTGGTTTTTGCCATCGGCGACCGCGTAGACGAAGGTTTTGGCCTACCGGTGGCCTGGAATGAGTTCGTCAAGCGCGAGAATCCGCGCTTCCCCGTTGATGGCAACTCGTATGAGGTTTTCGATCCGGCGACAAATCAGGCGATAGATGATGTCTTTGTGGCCGGTTGGGCGCGCAAAGCGAGCGAGGGATTGGTGGGCGCGGCGCGTAAGGATGGCACGAACGGGGCCAAAGCCGTGCTGCAATACCTGGCGACAAAAGAGGCTGCCGCGGCATCGCCCCTGCCCGGTGTGGTGGCGCGGGTGCAGTCCCTTGATGGGCAGGTGGTACGCAAGGTGGATGTGCGCAAGTTAGAAGCAGTGGAAGCGCGTATTGCGGCGGAGCGCCATTTGCCGGAGTTTAAGTTCGACAGCAACGAAGAGATGTTGGCGGCTATTAAGTGA
- a CDS encoding LysM peptidoglycan-binding domain-containing protein: MKKLRFVSLLLALVVSLVLVTTAAADTTYVVQWGDTLASIARRYDTTITAIAQANSILNPNLIYAGQTLIIPTGGGTPPPPAPPPAPGPGTTYTVQPGDTLYRIALRFGVTVQAIAQANGIANVNLIYVGQVLQIPGAGGGTPPPPAPGPTSMGLGGQTQSLAHPDLMKNAGMTWVKFQHKWTPGDDPGALAGNIQLGKNNGFKVLYSITGANVYPQPNSIDFNAFVSFVRGVASLAAPPDAIEIWNEMNIDFEWPAGQIDPTSYVNNMLKPAYNAVKSANSGILVISGAPAPTGFDNGTNAWADNRYIAGMAAAGAVNYMDCVGVHHNAGATAPGATSGHPGGSHYSWYYQATRDLYDNTFGGARPVCFTELGYLSGEGFSKLPANFSWASGTSVAEQAQWLAEAYSLSAGSGRVRLLIIYNVDFTLYNPDGDPQAGYAMLRPDGSCPACDALHGVTGGQ, from the coding sequence ATGAAGAAGCTGCGTTTTGTTTCACTACTGTTGGCATTGGTCGTGTCGCTGGTTTTGGTGACGACGGCTGCCGCGGATACGACTTACGTGGTGCAGTGGGGGGATACCCTGGCATCCATTGCCCGTCGCTACGACACCACGATCACGGCGATTGCTCAGGCGAACAGTATCCTGAATCCGAACCTGATTTATGCGGGGCAAACGCTGATTATTCCCACGGGGGGAGGGACACCGCCGCCACCCGCGCCGCCGCCGGCGCCCGGACCGGGCACGACGTACACGGTGCAGCCCGGCGACACGCTGTATCGCATTGCGCTGCGCTTTGGGGTGACGGTGCAGGCGATTGCCCAGGCCAATGGGATCGCCAATGTGAATTTGATTTATGTGGGGCAGGTGTTGCAAATTCCGGGCGCCGGCGGAGGAACGCCGCCACCGCCTGCGCCGGGTCCCACGTCAATGGGCTTGGGCGGGCAGACGCAGTCGTTGGCGCACCCGGATTTGATGAAAAATGCCGGCATGACCTGGGTCAAATTCCAGCATAAATGGACACCCGGTGACGATCCCGGGGCGCTGGCGGGCAACATCCAATTGGGCAAGAACAATGGCTTCAAAGTCCTCTACAGCATTACCGGAGCCAACGTCTATCCGCAGCCCAATTCTATTGACTTCAATGCCTTTGTCTCGTTTGTGCGTGGCGTCGCCTCCCTGGCCGCGCCCCCCGACGCCATCGAAATCTGGAATGAGATGAACATCGATTTCGAGTGGCCCGCGGGGCAGATTGATCCCACGAGCTACGTAAATAACATGCTCAAGCCCGCCTACAATGCCGTTAAGAGCGCAAACAGTGGCATCCTCGTCATCAGCGGCGCGCCCGCGCCCACCGGCTTCGATAATGGGACAAATGCGTGGGCGGACAACCGGTATATTGCCGGCATGGCCGCCGCCGGAGCCGTCAATTACATGGATTGCGTTGGCGTTCACCACAACGCCGGAGCCACCGCCCCTGGTGCCACCAGCGGTCATCCCGGCGGCTCTCACTACAGTTGGTACTACCAGGCCACCCGCGATCTGTACGACAACACCTTTGGCGGCGCGCGCCCCGTTTGCTTCACCGAACTTGGCTACCTCTCCGGTGAGGGGTTTAGTAAGCTGCCCGCCAACTTTAGCTGGGCCAGCGGCACATCCGTGGCCGAGCAGGCGCAATGGCTGGCGGAAGCGTACAGCCTCTCCGCCGGCAGCGGGCGCGTGCGTTTGCTCATCATCTACAACGTCGATTTCACCCTTTACAACCCCGATGGCGACCCGCAGGCGGGTTATGCCATGCTCCGTCCCGATGGTTCTTGCCCGGCCTGCGACGCCTTGCACGGCGTCACCGGCGGCCAATAG
- a CDS encoding cystathionine beta-synthase, giving the protein MTVFNNIVETIGNTPLVRINSVAADLPCTVLAKVEFFNPGGSVKDRIGYTIIAEAERSGRLKPGGTIVESTSGNTGVGLAIAAAIKGYKTIFVMPDKMSQEKILLLRAFGARVVVTPTAVEPDDPRSYYKVAERLVAETPNAILANQYHNPVNPLSHYEGTGPELWQQTAGRITHFVAGMGTGGTISGVGRYLKEQSRDVQVVGVDPIGSILYELHRSGRTVKAESYKVEGIGEDFLPSTTDLSVVDSIVQVNDRESFLMARRLVREEGLFVGGSCGSAMAGAVKYARTHNLGPDDVMVVLLPDSGSRYLSKFLDDEWMRENGFLERAWVDSRAQDVNMAKSITSIITLHPRDLMTDVVAVFKENSISQAPVVDDAGNLLGIVREVDLLLHMLTADHAHTPDETIESLIDPNVTIVRPNAPLESLMGIFSHTDVVVISTGTKPEGILTKIDILDYLASQQLR; this is encoded by the coding sequence ATGACCGTTTTCAATAACATTGTAGAGACCATTGGCAATACGCCATTGGTGCGTATCAACTCCGTCGCGGCGGATCTGCCCTGCACGGTTCTGGCAAAAGTCGAATTCTTCAATCCCGGCGGCTCCGTGAAGGACCGTATTGGCTATACTATCATCGCAGAGGCGGAGCGCAGCGGGCGGCTTAAGCCAGGTGGCACGATTGTGGAGTCCACGTCGGGCAACACAGGCGTGGGACTGGCCATTGCCGCGGCCATCAAGGGATACAAGACGATTTTTGTGATGCCGGATAAGATGTCACAGGAGAAGATTTTGCTGCTGCGGGCTTTTGGCGCGCGCGTGGTGGTGACGCCGACGGCGGTGGAGCCGGATGATCCGCGCAGCTACTACAAGGTGGCGGAGCGGCTGGTGGCGGAAACGCCCAACGCGATCCTGGCGAACCAGTATCATAATCCGGTGAATCCGCTTTCCCATTACGAGGGAACCGGGCCGGAATTGTGGCAACAAACTGCCGGCAGAATCACGCATTTTGTTGCCGGCATGGGAACCGGTGGCACGATCAGCGGCGTGGGGCGCTACCTGAAGGAGCAAAGCCGCGACGTACAAGTCGTCGGCGTCGATCCGATTGGTTCCATCCTCTACGAACTGCACCGCAGTGGGCGCACCGTGAAGGCGGAAAGCTACAAAGTGGAGGGCATTGGCGAGGATTTCCTGCCTAGCACCACGGATTTAAGCGTCGTGGACTCGATTGTGCAGGTGAATGACCGCGAGAGCTTTCTCATGGCGCGCCGCCTGGTGCGCGAAGAGGGGTTGTTTGTGGGCGGCTCCTGCGGCTCCGCAATGGCCGGCGCGGTGAAATATGCGCGCACGCACAACCTGGGGCCGGATGATGTGATGGTGGTGCTGCTGCCGGACTCCGGTTCGCGCTATCTCAGCAAATTCCTCGACGACGAGTGGATGCGCGAAAATGGCTTTCTGGAACGGGCCTGGGTTGATTCGCGGGCGCAGGATGTGAACATGGCGAAGAGCATAACGAGCATCATCACCCTGCATCCGCGGGACTTGATGACGGATGTGGTGGCGGTGTTCAAGGAAAACAGTATCTCGCAGGCGCCGGTGGTGGACGATGCCGGCAATTTACTGGGCATTGTGCGTGAAGTAGACCTGCTGCTACACATGCTCACCGCCGATCACGCGCACACGCCGGACGAGACAATCGAATCCCTGATCGACCCCAACGTGACCATTGTGCGCCCCAACGCCCCGCTGGAATCCCTCATGGGCATCTTCAGCCATACAGACGTGGTCGTGATCTCCACGGGCACCAAGCCGGAAGGCATCCTCACCAAAATCGACATCCTGGACTACCTGGCCTCGCAACAACTGCGATAA
- a CDS encoding glycosyltransferase family 39 protein yields MREKFLPALSLHTSLILALRAQQLLPDSAHTDAAVWLFLAAILLFLGGIHFWPDAGSQSGEDWPTIAPPAQTVYTMAGHPWWQLVLVLASSALAAFAYRHFAFDTFTRSGVLAWVGSLALFLLTFAELPAAWLQERLARLRQGEWPIRLHWHRLALLLIFLVAVYFRVHRLAQVPSELGSDQAEKLLDVQDVLNGLRPIFFPRNTGREAFQFYLTALLIRYTPLEISHLALKVGTVMISLLAFPFTYLLSKELFDRRMGLLTVTLLSISHWHVAISRVGLRFPFTPAFAAPTLYFLVRAFRTNRRNDWLACGLFLGVGLHTYIPMRMVPLLLLLLVLLKAALDGRLARRRRPPTESTALRWAFWQNGVLAGATSFLVFLPLFRYMMDQPSMFWYRVTTRSSDALGQESVWQTLAVFWQNVKNAALMFNYRGDVVFANTIPFSPVLDWVTGGLFVLGLVYLLWRLVARRDRRPLYLLLMLFMLVLPSILSIAFPNENPSVVRTGGAIPIAMMIAALPLWATWNRFAGTFAGAGRFYVALLLLTIFVMAGRENYNWYFVRYDEQFRHSIWNASEMGQVVRGFVDSIGDFDHAYHIPYPYWVDTRAIAIDAGNINWNNVVMDVRSALEQQRLDPAPKLYLYYLPDSDARQWLHQIFPSGTDSHYASQVGPDKDFGVYFVPGE; encoded by the coding sequence ATGAGAGAGAAATTTCTGCCGGCATTATCCCTACACACCTCACTCATCCTGGCGCTGCGGGCACAGCAACTCCTCCCCGACTCCGCCCACACCGACGCGGCTGTCTGGCTGTTTCTGGCGGCCATTCTCCTTTTCCTCGGCGGCATTCACTTTTGGCCGGATGCCGGCAGCCAATCAGGCGAGGATTGGCCCACCATCGCCCCGCCCGCGCAAACCGTTTACACGATGGCGGGACATCCCTGGTGGCAGTTGGTCCTGGTGTTGGCATCGTCGGCGTTGGCCGCGTTTGCCTATCGCCATTTTGCCTTCGACACCTTCACCCGCTCAGGCGTGCTCGCCTGGGTTGGTTCCCTGGCGCTGTTCCTGTTGACCTTTGCCGAACTGCCCGCCGCCTGGCTACAAGAGCGGCTGGCACGACTCCGGCAGGGGGAGTGGCCCATCCGGCTGCACTGGCATCGCCTGGCACTGCTCCTCATTTTCCTGGTGGCCGTCTATTTTCGCGTGCATCGACTGGCGCAAGTGCCATCGGAGTTGGGCAGCGACCAGGCGGAAAAATTACTGGACGTGCAGGACGTTCTCAACGGACTGCGCCCTATCTTCTTCCCGCGCAACACCGGGCGCGAAGCGTTCCAGTTTTACCTGACGGCCCTCCTCATCCGCTACACCCCGCTGGAGATCAGCCACCTGGCCCTAAAAGTGGGCACGGTGATGATCAGCCTGCTCGCGTTTCCCTTCACCTACCTCTTGAGTAAAGAGTTGTTTGATCGGCGCATGGGGCTGCTCACCGTAACGCTGCTCTCTATCTCCCACTGGCATGTTGCCATCAGCCGCGTTGGCCTGCGCTTTCCTTTCACGCCCGCTTTTGCCGCCCCCACTCTCTATTTCCTGGTGCGCGCCTTCCGCACCAATCGGCGCAACGATTGGCTCGCCTGTGGCCTGTTCCTCGGCGTCGGGCTGCACACCTACATTCCCATGCGCATGGTTCCTTTGCTGCTGCTGCTGTTGGTGCTGCTGAAAGCCGCGTTGGATGGACGGTTGGCGCGGCGGCGGCGTCCGCCGACGGAAAGCACGGCGCTGAGGTGGGCTTTCTGGCAAAATGGTGTGTTGGCGGGGGCGACCAGTTTCCTGGTATTTTTGCCGTTGTTTCGTTACATGATGGACCAGCCGTCCATGTTCTGGTATCGCGTCACCACGCGCTCTTCGGATGCGCTGGGGCAGGAAAGTGTCTGGCAAACGCTGGCCGTTTTCTGGCAAAATGTGAAAAACGCGGCGTTGATGTTTAATTATCGCGGGGATGTGGTGTTTGCCAATACGATCCCCTTCTCGCCGGTGCTGGACTGGGTGACGGGAGGGCTGTTTGTCCTGGGGCTGGTGTATTTGCTCTGGCGGCTGGTGGCCCGCCGTGACCGCCGTCCGCTTTATTTGCTGCTGATGCTGTTTATGCTGGTGCTGCCGTCCATTCTCAGCATTGCGTTTCCCAATGAGAATCCCAGCGTGGTGCGCACGGGCGGGGCTATTCCCATTGCCATGATGATTGCGGCGCTGCCGTTGTGGGCGACGTGGAATCGTTTTGCCGGCACTTTCGCCGGAGCAGGACGATTCTACGTGGCGTTGCTGCTGCTGACTATCTTCGTCATGGCCGGGCGGGAGAATTACAACTGGTACTTTGTGCGTTACGATGAACAGTTCCGCCACAGTATCTGGAATGCGAGCGAAATGGGGCAGGTGGTGCGCGGTTTTGTGGACAGCATTGGGGATTTTGATCATGCGTACCACATTCCGTATCCGTATTGGGTGGACACGCGGGCGATTGCCATTGATGCCGGCAACATTAACTGGAACAACGTCGTCATGGATGTGCGCTCCGCCCTGGAGCAGCAGCGGCTAGACCCGGCTCCGAAGCTATACCTCTACTACCTGCCCGACAGCGACGCCCGCCAATGGCTGCATCAAATTTTCCCCAGCGGCACGGACTCCCATTACGCTTCCCAGGTCGGCCCGGACAAAGACTTTGGCGTCTATTTCGTGCCGGGGGAGTAG
- a CDS encoding 3'(2'),5'-bisphosphate nucleotidase CysQ codes for MQHLLNDVIEITRAAGAAIMGYYHSSFEVADKSPDNPVTDADFAADTLLKERLLALLPEAGWLSEETRDNPDRLNKKYVWVVDPLDGTKEFVMGIPEFSVAVALVEAGQPILSVIYSPATGELFQAAKGQGTLYNGRAAVLSPRAALAGAAIDASRSEIKKGEFEPFTDLVQLKIVGSIAYKLARVSAGICDATWSRGPKHEWDICAGSFLIEESGGRVVDLNNDPITYNKPFPKVNGIIADNGLLHNELVATLAPYGAARKEPGFVYRV; via the coding sequence ATGCAACATTTACTGAACGACGTTATCGAAATCACCCGCGCCGCCGGCGCGGCCATCATGGGGTATTACCATTCATCTTTTGAAGTGGCCGACAAAAGTCCCGACAACCCCGTCACCGATGCGGACTTCGCCGCGGACACGTTGCTCAAAGAACGGCTGCTGGCGCTGCTGCCGGAAGCGGGCTGGCTCAGCGAAGAAACGCGCGACAACCCCGACCGCCTGAACAAGAAGTACGTGTGGGTGGTGGACCCGCTGGATGGGACAAAAGAGTTTGTGATGGGCATCCCAGAGTTCTCCGTGGCCGTGGCGCTGGTGGAAGCGGGGCAGCCAATCCTCAGCGTGATTTACAGCCCGGCAACGGGGGAGTTGTTCCAGGCGGCGAAGGGGCAGGGCACGCTGTACAATGGGCGGGCGGCCGTCCTTAGCCCGCGCGCGGCGCTGGCCGGGGCGGCGATTGACGCCAGTCGTTCGGAAATCAAGAAGGGGGAGTTTGAACCGTTTACGGACCTGGTGCAGTTGAAGATTGTGGGGAGTATTGCCTATAAGTTGGCGCGGGTGAGTGCCGGCATTTGCGATGCCACCTGGAGCCGCGGACCCAAGCACGAATGGGACATTTGTGCCGGCAGCTTCCTTATCGAAGAAAGCGGCGGGCGCGTCGTTGACCTGAACAACGACCCCATCACCTACAACAAACCCTTCCCCAAAGTCAACGGCATCATCGCCGACAACGGTCTGCTACACAACGAACTCGTCGCCACCCTCGCCCCCTACGGAGCCGCCCGCAAAGAACCCGGCTTCGTCTACCGCGTCTAA
- a CDS encoding ABC transporter ATP-binding protein codes for MSSDNILLSAENVSLHFGGTAVLSNINFDVRQGEIRAIIGPNGAGKTSILNCISGFYRPQQGRVIFQDSDLTKIPPYKIASLGLARTFQNIALYTGLSTLDNLMAARHIHMKQNSLQSMIYWGAAQREETRHRYVVEEIIDFLEIAHVRKSIVGALSYGLRKRVELGRALALEPTLLLLDEPMAGMNVEEKEDMARFILDIHERRGITVILIEHDMGLVMDISHRVVVLDFGVKIGDGNPDEIKNNPDVIRAYLGEA; via the coding sequence ATGAGTTCAGACAACATTCTGCTCAGCGCCGAAAATGTTTCCTTACATTTTGGTGGAACCGCCGTTCTCAGCAACATCAATTTTGATGTGCGCCAGGGAGAAATTCGAGCCATCATCGGGCCTAATGGTGCCGGCAAAACCTCCATCCTCAACTGCATCAGCGGCTTCTATCGCCCACAACAAGGCCGCGTCATATTCCAGGACAGCGACCTCACCAAGATCCCGCCGTACAAAATCGCCAGCCTCGGTCTCGCCCGCACCTTCCAAAACATCGCCCTCTACACAGGACTAAGCACCCTCGACAACCTCATGGCCGCCCGCCACATCCACATGAAGCAGAACAGCCTGCAAAGCATGATCTACTGGGGCGCAGCGCAGCGGGAGGAAACCCGCCACCGATACGTCGTCGAGGAAATAATCGACTTTCTGGAAATCGCCCACGTCCGCAAATCCATCGTCGGCGCGCTCTCCTATGGCCTGCGTAAGCGGGTCGAACTGGGACGCGCCCTTGCCCTGGAACCCACCTTGCTGCTGCTCGACGAACCCATGGCCGGCATGAACGTGGAAGAAAAAGAAGACATGGCCCGCTTCATTCTGGACATCCACGAACGTCGCGGCATCACCGTCATCCTCATTGAACACGACATGGGCCTCGTCATGGACATCTCCCACCGCGTCGTCGTACTCGATTTTGGCGTCAAAATCGGCGACGGCAACCCCGATGAGATCAAGAACAATCCCGACGTCATCCGCGCCTACCTCGGCGAGGCGTAG
- a CDS encoding AMP-binding protein: MNTPETLPQHFLRLVHQYGDKKVALRQKEFGIWQEFNWQQSYENVRDFALGLIALGMQRGDHVATVGDNDRQYLWGYLGLLAAGGVQVGLFTDAISSEIAYIVDHSDARFVLAKDQEQCDKLLEIRAEIPKVERVIYWDDRGLWNYDEPWLVAFTEVQALGRELLAQEPDRFEQEVALGRGQDLCILCYTSGTTGLPKGAMLTHDNLVVITQAFQQVDVRYDTDNHVSLLPLGWIGEHALGVAPHVITGVIMNFPEEPETVRENVREIAPQGLLYNSRLWDNLVGNVQVRINESSWLNRKLYETFLPVGYKVADRRFTNERLGLATRAAYQLGNWLVFAPIRDQLGLSRIRSAYTAGAALSPDAMRFFHALGINLKQIYGSTEVTGGVTLHRDNDIKFASVGQPAPGIPMRTSEDGEIQIGGPTVFQGYYKNPEKTAEALLVDADGARWFRTGDAGYIDEDGHIIYLDRVKDMITLSNGERFSPQFIEGRLKFSPYVRDVMAIGDRTRDYVTALVIIDFANVGNWAERSGIGYTTFTDLSQKPQVYELVLKAVQGVNENLPPQGRIRRYVLLHKEFDADEAEMTRSRKLRRGVLYDRYQAIIEAMYANKESLVVRAPVRYQDGSEGFIETSLRIATAVA; the protein is encoded by the coding sequence ATGAACACCCCGGAAACCCTCCCCCAACATTTCCTGCGACTTGTCCACCAATACGGGGACAAGAAAGTCGCCCTGCGCCAGAAAGAATTCGGCATCTGGCAGGAATTCAACTGGCAGCAATCCTACGAAAACGTGCGCGATTTCGCCCTCGGCCTGATCGCCCTGGGCATGCAGCGCGGCGACCACGTCGCCACGGTCGGTGACAACGACCGCCAATATCTCTGGGGGTATCTGGGCTTGCTGGCGGCGGGCGGCGTTCAGGTAGGCCTATTCACCGACGCCATCAGCAGCGAAATCGCCTACATCGTGGACCACAGCGACGCTCGCTTTGTCCTGGCGAAGGACCAGGAGCAGTGCGACAAACTACTGGAAATTCGCGCCGAGATTCCCAAAGTGGAGCGCGTGATCTACTGGGATGATCGCGGCTTGTGGAATTACGACGAGCCGTGGCTGGTCGCCTTTACGGAGGTGCAGGCATTGGGGCGAGAACTGCTGGCGCAAGAGCCAGACCGCTTCGAGCAGGAAGTTGCCCTGGGGCGCGGCCAGGACTTATGCATCCTCTGCTACACATCCGGCACGACCGGGTTGCCCAAAGGGGCCATGCTCACGCACGACAACCTGGTGGTGATCACGCAAGCATTTCAACAGGTAGACGTCCGTTATGATACAGATAACCATGTCAGCCTGCTGCCGTTGGGCTGGATTGGCGAACACGCGCTGGGCGTGGCTCCCCACGTGATCACGGGCGTGATCATGAACTTCCCCGAAGAACCGGAAACCGTGCGCGAAAACGTGCGCGAAATCGCGCCGCAGGGTTTGCTCTACAACTCCCGCCTATGGGACAACCTGGTGGGCAACGTACAGGTGCGCATCAACGAATCCTCCTGGCTGAATCGGAAGCTGTACGAAACGTTTTTGCCGGTTGGTTACAAAGTCGCCGACCGACGGTTTACCAACGAGCGTCTGGGGCTGGCGACGCGCGCCGCATATCAATTGGGCAATTGGCTGGTCTTCGCGCCTATTCGGGATCAGTTGGGGCTGTCCCGCATTCGCTCCGCCTACACCGCCGGGGCCGCCCTCAGCCCGGACGCGATGCGTTTCTTCCACGCGCTGGGTATCAATTTGAAGCAGATTTACGGCTCCACGGAAGTGACGGGCGGGGTGACACTGCACCGCGACAACGACATCAAGTTCGCCAGCGTCGGGCAGCCCGCGCCGGGCATTCCCATGCGCACCTCGGAAGATGGCGAAATCCAGATCGGCGGCCCTACGGTTTTCCAGGGGTACTACAAAAACCCGGAAAAAACGGCGGAGGCGCTGCTGGTGGATGCGGATGGCGCGCGCTGGTTCCGCACCGGGGATGCGGGCTACATTGATGAAGACGGCCACATCATTTACCTGGACCGTGTCAAGGACATGATCACGCTCTCCAATGGGGAGCGATTTTCGCCACAGTTCATTGAGGGGCGGCTGAAGTTCAGCCCCTACGTGCGCGACGTAATGGCCATTGGGGACCGGACGCGGGATTACGTGACGGCCCTGGTGATTATTGATTTCGCCAACGTGGGCAACTGGGCGGAGCGCAGCGGCATTGGATACACCACTTTTACGGACCTATCGCAGAAGCCGCAGGTATATGAACTGGTGCTGAAAGCGGTGCAGGGCGTTAACGAGAATTTGCCGCCGCAAGGTCGGATTCGCCGCTACGTGCTGCTACATAAGGAATTCGATGCGGATGAGGCGGAGATGACGCGGTCGCGCAAGCTGCGTCGTGGTGTCCTGTATGATCGCTACCAGGCGATTATTGAGGCGATGTATGCCAATAAGGAGAGCCTGGTGGTGCGCGCGCCGGTGCGGTATCAGGATGGCAGCGAGGGTTTTATTGAGACGTCGCTGCGCATTGCCACCGCCGTGGCGTAA
- a CDS encoding branched-chain amino acid ABC transporter permease has protein sequence MNWQLLPQFAVTGLLSGGPIALIALGLVLIYKSSEIFNFAHGQMLLIGAMATWWYSSENALGRILPGDENFLPRIGLAIVLALLTSIVLGLVIERLALRPMTGQPLLSIILMTLALSQVLQGLTILTFGPTQRNFPVLFSTSNPYRITLPLAQNAGTVANCHFAFGGDPQPGCLIVILRQDLFWSFMVAMACVVLLYVFFQYTRTGLSMRATAENHETAQAVGIRINRVFGFSWAIAGIIATIGGILIATASGLDLSLPIVVLAAFPAVLLGGLESIPGAVIGGLIIGLFQGIVALPNNDFFLGAEAAQAIRNSKEIVPYIILLIVLVIRPDGLFGQKRIERI, from the coding sequence ATGAACTGGCAGCTTCTCCCCCAATTCGCGGTAACGGGCTTGTTGAGTGGCGGACCCATCGCCCTGATTGCGTTAGGGCTGGTGCTTATTTACAAGTCCTCGGAGATTTTCAACTTCGCGCATGGGCAGATGCTCCTGATTGGGGCGATGGCGACGTGGTGGTATTCCTCGGAGAATGCGCTGGGGCGGATTTTGCCGGGAGACGAGAATTTTCTGCCGCGGATTGGGCTGGCGATTGTGCTGGCGCTGTTGACGTCGATTGTGTTGGGGCTGGTGATTGAGCGGTTGGCGCTGCGACCGATGACGGGGCAGCCGCTGCTGTCGATTATTTTGATGACGCTGGCGTTGAGCCAGGTCCTGCAAGGGTTGACGATTCTGACGTTTGGGCCGACGCAACGGAATTTTCCGGTGCTGTTTTCGACGTCGAATCCGTATCGCATTACGCTGCCGCTGGCACAAAATGCCGGCACTGTTGCCAACTGTCATTTCGCGTTCGGAGGAGACCCCCAACCCGGCTGCCTCATCGTCATCCTGCGCCAGGACCTCTTCTGGTCCTTCATGGTGGCCATGGCCTGCGTCGTGCTCCTGTACGTCTTCTTCCAGTACACGCGCACGGGCCTTTCCATGCGGGCGACGGCGGAAAACCATGAAACCGCGCAGGCAGTAGGCATTCGCATCAACCGCGTGTTTGGTTTTTCCTGGGCCATTGCCGGCATCATCGCCACCATCGGCGGTATCCTCATCGCCACCGCCAGCGGCCTCGACCTCAGCCTGCCCATCGTCGTCCTTGCCGCCTTCCCCGCCGTCCTCCTCGGCGGCCTGGAATCCATCCCCGGAGCCGTCATCGGCGGCCTGATCATCGGCCTGTTTCAGGGCATCGTCGCCCTGCCCAACAACGACTTCTTCCTCGGCGCGGAGGCGGCCCAGGCCATCCGCAACTCCAAGGAAATCGTCCCTTACATCATTCTCCTAATCGTCCTCGTGATTCGCCCGGACGGTCTGTTTGGGCAGAAGCGGATTGAGCGGATTTAG